The DNA region TATATTATCAGAACATCCATTGCGGAAAGAATAAAAACAGGTAAGAAAACTTTTGCATTCAAGCAGTTATTAAACACTCTTGATACAAATCTGCACAGACTGAATACAGAGGCTTCTGAAAAAACAAAAGTAGCTGTAATCATGGGTGGTTATTCTTCCGAAAGACATATCTCCGTAGAAAGCGGAAGGAACATCTTTGAGAAACTGGCCTCCAGCAAGAAATATGAGCCTGTACCGATTTTCCTCACAGGAAATGAAGACTCGCACAAATTGTATCTTATCCCTGTAAACATCATGCTGAAAGACAATGCAGATGATATCAGAGACAAAGTCCTTGCTGCGGATTCAAAATCCAAACATCCTGTTATACAGAAAGTAATCACTGAAGCGAAAGATATCACTGTTAAATATACAGGTAATGCCATTCTTGAGCCCAGAGAAATCAGCTATCCGGAACTGGCGGAAAAAGTTGATTCGGTATTTATTGCATTACATGGAAGACCCGGAGAAGATGGTGTAGTTCAAAGTAATCTGGAGAAATTCGGTGTTCCATACAATGGATCAGGAGTTGAAAGCTCTAAGATTACCATTAATAAATATGAGACAAATAAACTTCTCAGAGAAAATGGTGTAAAGGTTGCCAATCATAAACTCGTATTCAAAAATGAGTGGGCAGATAACTATGAAACTCTTATTAAAGAAATCGAAAGCACTTTTCAATATCCTATCATAGCAAAGCCAGCTGACGATGGTTGCAGCTCTGCGGTAAAGAAAATTAACAACCTGGAAGAACTGACAGCTTATGCAAAATTGATCTTTGCATGGGATGATTTAAAAGATTCAGAGTCTTCAAGAACTTTAAAACTAAAGTACAACGAAGAGTTTCCCTGCAAAAACTATTTTCTGATAGAAGATCTTGTAAGCAAGGGTGATGCAAAACATTTCCTTGAAGTTACAGGAGGTTTACTTACCAGATTTAATGCAAGCGGGGAAATTGAATATGAAATGTTTGAACCTAGTGAAACCCTGGCTACCGGAGATGTCCTTTCTCTTGAGGAGAAATTTCTTGCCGGTGAAGGTCAGAATATAACACCAGCCAGATACAGCAAAGATCCTGAAGCTCAGAAATATATTTCGTCCCAGGTAAGAACTGAACTGCAAAGAGCTGCAAAAATTCTTAATATTCAGGGATATGCCCGTATTGATGCATTCGTTAAAATATATGATGATAACAGAGCAGAGACAATAGTTATAGAGGTAAACTCGTTGCCAGGTATGACTCCGGCAACCTGTATTTTCCACCAGACTGCGATCAACGGTTATAAGCCTTATGATTTCATTGACAAAATACTTACATTCGGAATTGAAAGAAATAACAGAAAAGTTTTAATATAAATGATTTTTAAAGCAAACTCCTGGAAGCACATAGTCATTCATGTGATCATCATTGCAGTATTATTTTTCGGACTGTTGGCCATGTTCTTTTACTTCTATCTCCCTTCTGCCACGAAGCATGGGGAAAGCATAACAGTACCCAAACTAACCGGAATGACTGTAGCGGAACTTGACGAATTTCTTTCATCCAGAAACCTGAGATACCAAATCAATGACTCTACTTATGTAAGCGGAAGCAAGCCACATACTGTCCTTTCCCAACACCCACTTGAAGGATCAAAAGTAAAAGATGGCAGAAAGATTTATATTTCTGTAAGCTCTTTGAATCCCCCAAAAGTTAAAATGCCTAACCTTGTAGACCTTTCCCTGAAAAGTGCCGAAATGATGCTTAAAGGTTATGATCTTATTCTTGCCGGAACACAATATGTGCCAAGCCCATACTCAAATGTGGTAATAGACCAGTTGGTGGACGGAAAGCATATCGAACATGGTGCACCAGTATCAAAAGGAACCAAAGTAACATTAATGGTAGGAAATGGAACCGGGACAGAAGAAAAAGAAATACCTGATCTGATAGGAATGCCTCTGGATGAAGCCAGAGTTTTACTTGCCGGAACGGGACTTTCCATTTCAGAAAAAGCTGACCCTGAATCCACAGAGCCGGAAGGAACAGTAATCAGACAAAAACCTGCTGCCGGAGAAAAATTAAAAATAGGAGAAATCGTTGATGTATGGGTAGCCGGTCAACCGACTACATTGACTCGTTAAAATTATCTATATGCTAAAAAGCTTTATAAGATCTCCATTTTTCTTTTTCCTTTTTTCTTTTTTCTTGTTCAATGAAAATACCTGGGGGCAGATCTTTATCCGCCCCCTCGAATTCGATCCTTCAAGAGGATTAAATAAAAATGCAAGAGTAGCTGCTATTAATGACACGCTCTCTTTACCCTTCTTCGAAGATTTTTCTCAAAACAATACAGGTACGCCTGATCTGTCCAGATGGGAATCTGGAAGTGGAACTTTTATCTCCCAGGATTACGCCATGAATCCTCCGAGTGTAAAAGTAGCAACTTTTGATGGTCTCAATTCTGAAGGAATGCCATATAATTTTTCTATACCAACGGCAGAGGGAAAAACAGACGACCTTACCTCCAGACCAATAAATCTTCAGACATTAACGCCAGCAGACTCAGTCATGCTGAGTTTTTATTGGCAAAACTCAGGTTTCGGAGACCCTTCTGAAAATAAAATTGATTCCCTGAGACTTGAATTTAAAAATGCAAAAAAAGAATGGAAAAAAGTCTGGTCTAAAAAACCTCCGATTGCTGATAAATCAAATTTCTTTCAGGAAATTATTCCGCTAACAGACTCCTCTTTCTTCCATGGTGGCTTTCAGTTTCGCTTTACTTCCTATGGAAGACAAAGCGGATCTTTTGATATCTGGAATATAGATTACATCATCCTGGATGCCAACAGAACTCAAAGTGATACATTATATCCGGATGCTGCCCCTATAACCTTACCTACCTCCTTACTTAAAAATTATCAGTCAATGCCGGTAAATCAATTTGTAGCTGGTGGAGGAAGTGCAATAGCATCATCAAGCAATGTACGTGTTCATAATATGGGTATTACCCGAACTCCTACCTATACGAGTTATGCAATTGATAAAACCACTGAAAACATCCTTCAGACTCGAAACCTGCAGGGAGCTTTGATTGGCCCTTTTGCTCAGGCAACTATCGCATGGGATCTTGATGATATTAATATAACGGAAACATATGAACCTGTTTACATCAATCAATGCTTTGCTATTCACGCAAAGGATACTATTGAAAAAGGAATTGATTACAGAGTAAATGACAGTATATGCAGAAGTACGGCTTTATCCGATTATTTTGCTTATGATGATGGCACTGCTGAATTTTATGTAGGCTCTAACTCTGCAGGATCAAGATTCGCCTTGAAGTTCGGTTTAAACCAACCTGATACCATCACCGATATAGAAATTTATATTCCAAGAGTTGGAATCTCATTTGACAAACAACCTCTCAGATTGCATGTCTGGAAATCTATAAGTCCTGGCACTAACAATGAAGAGATCATATCATCACAAGAAATTATTATTGAATACACAAGTCTCAATACTTATAAGAGATATCAGCTGACAAATCCGGTATTATTAACAGATTCCTTCTATGTTGGATATCGCCAGAATTTTGGTAATACTTATCAGCTGGGAATTGGCTTTGACAAGAATAATGATAACCAGGATAAAATGTATGTAAATCTTGGAAACGTTTGGGAACATTTTGACAGAGCTGCCGGCACTATCATGATCAGACCCGTCTTTGGAAAAGGATTTCCTGTTGGGAATAAACCTCCTGTACAAGAGCTTGAAGCTTCTGTTTTCCCAAATCCAAGCGCAGGGCTCATTAATATCTTTGGTAAAATCTCCAAAGCAACATTATATGATTTGTCTGGCCGTGTAATGGCTGAGCAGCTTTACGATAATTATACTTTTTCAGAAAACACGATGGATATAAGCCATCTGAATAATGGTCTTTACCTCCTTTACCTTACTGACGGCAATGCGCTGACTGTTAAAAAGGTATTACTCAACAAATAAATTTTCTATTCAATCATTAAAGGCTGGGGAGAAAAGCAGATTATAAAAATAATCAAAGCTACCCAGCCTAATATTTTTCTTGAGGTACTTAATGGTTCTTCTATTTCTGCCGGTGGGTGATATATACCCAGAAAACGCCCGAACAATAATGCAAATACCAAATAACCTATAGCACCCTGAATGGTTGGCCACATTATACTAAGGAAAAACTGCAGTGTAAATATAACAGTGGCAATTAAAAAATTAGTGACTTTGCTTTCGCTGACCTTGGAAAATATCACATAAAGGATAAACAGGTAAAAAGGAGCAAATCCAATAAAGTTTTCAAATGAACCTAAGGGTACGTAACTTCCAAAAACATTATCATTGGAAAAAATTCCTAATCCACCTATAAATACAAATAAGGTAAAGATTACAGGAGTTATCTGCCTTTGTCTTTTAGCTCCCACCAGTCCATACAAAATATGCCCACCATCTGTCTGCCCTATTGGCAGCAAATTAAGCGCAGTAAAGAATAATGCCCAGAAACCGGCAAAAAGAAATGGATAATGAATCAGTTCATAAGCATTAGGCACTGCTAAAGGATCAGGTGCAACATATTCCTTGAAAAACTTAAACAGGAGATTATCTCCTAATTTGTAATTGACAACATTTGGGTCTGGATTTTTTTGAGTGTAGACAAATTTTTCATATTCCAGACCATATTGTTCATATTCAGGATGAATGGTAAAAATATGTTCACGCGAAGGCAAATGGGTAAAGCCGTAAAACAACAATATCAAAGCAGCAACAAATCCAGCCAGTGGTCCAGCAATACCAATATCGAAGATTTCCTTTTTAGACCCCAGCTTACTTTTAATCCTTATAAAAGCTCCGAGTGTGCCTATAAAAGTGATAAATGGTATGAAATAAGGCAGTGTTACCTTTACTTTATACAATCTGGCTGTTATATAATGTCCGAATTCATGAATGGTAAGTATACCAAGAAATGGGATAGAAAAATATAATCCCTGTAATATCGCTTCAAAGCTATCAGACTTTGAAGATGTAAAGGTATAACCTGCTAAAGTTGTAGTAGTTAAAGTTGCAACAAATAGGAAAAACTGAATCAGGTATGTTTTAATTTTTTCTTTACGCATCTTTCAATAAATCTAAAATCGTCAATGGGTGATTTACCCATAAGCTTGTAATTCCCACCCTTTCAGATGCTTTTATATTATCTAAATTATCATCAAGGAAGATTGTTTCGGAGACCTTTAAGTCTTTGTCTTTCAAAACATACTCATAAATGGCTACATCCGGTTTTCTTAACAAAACCTCATGAGAATAATATACCTTTTCAAAAATCTTATCCAGATTCGGGGTACCGGTAGTTTTATGCAATATAGCATTTACACCCTTTATATGGATTGCATTGGTATTGCTCAGTATAAATAATCTGTATTTGTTTTTCAGCTTTAATATCAAATTTATTCTTTCCTGAGGGATATCCAGAAGCAAGGCATTCCAGGCATTGTCGATCTGATCATCTGACAACTGACTTCCGAACTCCTCCCTGATGAGGTTTCTGAAACCGTTGTCATCTACCTCTCCTGTTTCATACCTATGCAATATTTTCTGATCTTCAAATTTCTTAAGTACCTGTAATACATCAGTATTCCCAAGTTTTGCAAATGCTTCAAAAGTTTTTTGAAAGTCAATATTGATGATTACAGCACCCAGGTCAAAAATAATATTTTTATATTCTGAAAAATTCAAATGAAAATAGTGTTTAAATGTTTGGCAATATGAATGCAAATATGTAAAATTGCACTCCCAAATTCAAGGGGGCTTATAAAAGTCTTCTTAGGGAAGGGGCCCTTAGCTCATTCGGTTAGAGCAACTGACTCATAATCAGTAGGTGGCTGGTTCGATTCCAGCAGGGCCCACAAGAGTAAAGCCTTCAATCTTACAATTGAAGGCTTTTTTATTTTGAAAATCAGCCAAAAGACTCCGACTTTCCTCCTCATAAAAAGAAATGGTTTAATTCTTACCATCTATATTCTTCATCTTTACAGAATCTTTGACCCAGATAGGCTTAGCCATAACAGATTCAGATGTATCACAGCTTAGACTTTGATGCATATTACGGATCAATCGGAAAACCTGGGGAGCGATATAATTTTTTCAAGCATAGATATTTGCAAGTCTGAATAAAAAGAAAGTTACATTTCTTACTCCTCTGAAAGCAGATCTGAAGGCTTTGATTTTTGCATTAAAAGATTCAGCAGAAGCATTGGTACTGCGGTTATCAAAGAAGTTTAAAATAGTGGGATAATGAGCTTCAATTGATCTTCTCACTGTCATGAATGATTCAAATCCTGCTTTCTCTACCTTATCATACCATTGAGCCAGTTTAGTAAAGGCTACTCTTTTATCTTTTATAGTCTGAAATATATTGCCTAACTGTATTGACAGATTGTATGCCGTTTCCAGCGATGGATAGAGTCTAAAGAGAATTTCGCCTCTGTGTATTTGTGATGGGGTCCATTTTGTTTTTGCTTTAAATAGCAAGTACCTGCTACGGGCCAACAATTGTTTCAATGAATCTCCATTTTCGTAAATATCCGGGATAAACTTTTTCCCTAATTCTTTACTGAGCTCAAACTCTTTATTCTCTTGTTCTATCGCTTCCCAGCGAAGCTGAATTCTCATTTCCTGCACTGCATCAAATGCAAGTTTCTGAACATGGAATCTATCTGTAACAAGAGTAGCTTTAGGAAATGAATATTTGACTATGTTTTCCATTGAAGCTGCCATATCCAGAGTGACTTCTTTTACTTTATGCCTTTTATAATCTGGTATCCTGTTCAGAACTTCTCGTACGGTCTGGCTATTGGTGCCTTTGATCATTGCTACCAGGCATCCCTTTTGCCCTCTGGCTTCTTTATTAGTGATAACTGTATACAACTCTCCCTGAGAAAGAGCTGTTTCATCGATACTTAAATATGGACCAAGATTATCTTCATAAAGGATCCATTGCTCGGCATGTTCTAGTTGATCCCAGCAATGAAAATTGCTAAGATGATCTCTATATTGTTCTTCCAGAAGTTTACCATCAACTCCAAAATAATCTCCTAAACTTTTACAGCTTACCGGTCTGGAATCGAGATATAACTTTTAAAAAAGCCGCGAATTCCTTTGTCATTCGCGTTCCTTTGGCTACATGTTCCCAGTTCCGATAAACAATCGATCCTTCCTCATCTTCCCACCTCCTGCGTCTGATATAAAGAAATACATCTTTGCCTCTGATTGGAAAATCCTGAACTTTTATTTCATCAAAAAAGCCCTTGCTAGTGAGCTTGCTTGTCTTAAACTCTTCTGGTTTTATGTTTTTCTCTTCAAGATAAATATTCAGTACTTCTTCTGTATGAGCAACTTTGGTTATTGAAAAGAAGTCAAGGATACCTGAAGGGAGCACTAAACTAACTAAATTATAATCTTCACTTTGCATAACTTTGTACAAAATAAAGATTTTTTAACTTTCCCCCCAGAAATTCCGATTGATCCCATATTACCAGAACTGTCTTTTATATCAATCTTCTGAAGCTCCACCTCTCCTGTAGTTCTGTTTTGACATCCGATCATAACAAGGAGCACTCCCACTATAAAGCTAAAAGAACTAGTTAATATTCGTACTGAAAATCTCTTTTCAATAAATACAAGTAAACTATTCAGCAACCTATCAGTATAAGAATGCTTTTTAGTAAGCTGATCAGATTTAAAATGACCGCAGACTCTTTGTCCTGAATTTTGTTTTAAATAATTTATTATCTCATCTTCTTTTGCATTAGTAAAATCAATTACAGCCTTATTGCATAATTCACAATGCTTCCCTTGACCTTTCGGCTTCATTTTATTCCAGTCTTCATGACAAGGCTTTTCTATTTTTATACTTTCAGACATACCATCTAGTTAACTAAATCTTCTAGCATTCAGAACAAACAATAAAGGTTGGTTTCTTAAATATAATTACACAAATATGGTATTCAAATAAAGAATCATTTTATCAAATTTTAGGTTTACTGCTACTTAATTCCAGTAAAATACATATCGGCAAGCCGATTGTACTTTAAACGATCTGACCAACATATAAATACTGCCTTCAGATCTAATATATCTTACCATTAATAGTTTCGTTGCAATTGAGCCCATTTTTTAGAAATGATGGAACTAAAGGACGAGCCCGTAGAGTTAAAGTTAAAGGTAAACCATTTCCCTATAGGTTAGATAAAAAGGATATTTGTCTTCCATACTTTTAAATGATAAATTTGGTTTAGGCTATAACCAGAGAGAAATTGAAAAGAATATTAATCATAGAAGATGACCCTGCCTTAAATAAGAATATCAAAGAAGCATTATCGGCAGAGCAAATGGAGGTTGAAACTGTTTTTGACGGACTTCTCGCTGAAAAAGTTCTAAAAAAAAGTGACTTTGATTGTGTTATACTGGATATTAATCTCCCTCACAAAAATGGTTACGAACTTTGCAAAGACTTTAGGAAACACAATACAATAACCCCTATTCTGATATTAACGGCATTCGATGAACTTGAAGATAAAGTTCAAGGCTATGACTGCGGGGCTGATGATTATCTAACAAAACCATTTTACATGAAGGAACTTATTCTAAGGGTAACTTCACTTCTGAAAAGAAGCACTTCAAATGTAAGCGTAAAAGATTCAATTTCTGCAACATTAGTTGTTGGTGATATTGTTATCCACACAAATAACAAAAAAGTTTCAAGGCAGGGAACAGAAATAACATTAACTCCAAGGGAATATCAGATATTATTGAGATTAGTATTATCTAAAGGGGAACTGGTTCCTAAAAAAGAATTAATAAAAGAAATCTGGGGAACAGCCTTTGACGCAAATACAAACACTATTGAAGTATATATAAACTTTCTCAGAAAGAAACTGGACAAACCTTTTGGAAAGGATTCAATAAAAACAAAAATAGGATTTGGATACTACTTTGACGAAAAATGAGTATTAAACAAAAGATATTATTTTACTTTTCAGTAGTAACTATAGTTATGGTTGGAGCTGCCTTCTTTTTTATCTATATGTTATTCTATGAATACCGTGCTGAAGATTTCCACCAACAGCAGAAGGAGAAAATAATTAACACATTAAAGTTCCTCACAAAAATTGAAGAGATAGATGAGGAATTGATTTCCGCTATGGATCGGATCACAATTAATGATGTTTATGCTCAAAAACTCTTTATTTTTGATAAGGATAAAAACCTCCTCTACTCAAGGTTGGATCATAAGCCCACCGATCTTACTAAGAATATTCTCTCCCGACTATCTTCCCTTAAAACAAAGGTAGAGCAGAAAAGCGGCCGTTATGATGTACTAGGAATCTATGTGGAACAAGACGGAGAAGTGTTTTATGGAATCAGTAATGCTTATGACTTGCCAGGATACCATAAGCTGAATTATCTCAAATACATTCTCTTTCTAACCTTTATGATAATCGTTCTGGTGGTTATTTTTATGTCATATTACCTTTCAAAAAAAATAACAAATCCTATCGTTGCACTTACCCGACAAATAAAAGATTTCAACTTTGAAAGTAAATATGAACCAATTGCTGTAATGGATGGCAGGAAAAATGAAGTCGCGGTTTTAGGGCAAAGGTTCAACGAATTAATGCAAAGAATGAATGAAGCATTTTCATTTCAAAAGAATGCCGTTCACCATATATCTCATGAATTAAAAACACCAATTGCAGTTTTGGTATCCAACTTTGAGAGAATTGAGAAAGAGGTAGATATTAATAAAATAAAATTTTTAATAAAAGATCAGAAAGAGGACACCGAAAACTTAAGTAAGATCATAAACTCATTGCTGGAAATTGCCAAAACGGAATCGGGCAACACTCCCAAACTGTCAAGAATACGGATTGACGAACTTATTTTTGATTTGGTTGATGAGCTCAATGTATTATACCCGGACTTTCAGTTTTCCATTAAATATTCCGAGTCTATAGAAGATGAAAGCAAGCTCACTATATTTGCTAACCTGCGTCTTTTAAAAGCTTCTTTGTCCAACATGATGATTAACTGCATCCAATATAGTGTAGATAATCTGGCAACAATTGTTATTACACCGGTAAATAAACGACTTCAAATAGATTTCATAAATAACGGTCCTGTTATAAATGAAAACGAAAGACAATATATCTACGGGCGCTATTTCAGAGGAGAAAACAGCAAAGGGAAAAGAGGATTCGGTCTGGGGCTTGTTTTTATAAAAAAGATCCTAACGATGCACGATGGAACAATTTCTTATGTAGCAAATGAAGAAGCCAATTCAAATAAATTTACCATCACACTTCCACTAAACTGATCTTAATTTTAAATATTACAACTTTATATTTGTAATAAAAAATTGAACACTCATATGCTTCGAAATTAAATATCACCTCTCCTTGCTTATATTAATAGCATTATGACATAAGGTATTCCTCTTTACAATCTATACTTTTCGTTTCCAATATTTATATATTCCAGAGATAATATCACATTAACAAAAGGCCACCAAGTTAGGACTAAATGAATTCATTTAGCATTTTTCTATCCAGCATATAATTATCAGGTATATAAATAAATATATCCCCCTGATCATTTCGAATTCAATACCACTGAAAAGCTTACTACCACTTGTGAATAAATCATACATTAATAAATCATGAAGTTGATACCATATTATAACAGTTTAATATAGAAACTTAAGGTACATCTCTGTTAACAAAAATATCATATTATAAAGATCAAGTCAAGGAACTATCTGTTTAAAAGGGAAATACAAACTAACAAATCTGCTATTCCAATTCCTTTAAGCTAATCTTTATTCATTTTAAGTTTTTTTTAAGGTCATGTCATTTACTTTTGAGGCTTAATTTGGATATCAATGAGAAATTTCAATTCAACATACCTAAAATCAGATATTTTAGCAGGTTTAGTGGTATTTTTAATAGCCCTACCTCTTTGCTTAGGAATTGCATTGGCAAGTGGAGCTCCCTTATTTTCCGGTATTATATCGGGAGTAATCGGAGGTGTTGTAGTAGGTTTTTTAAGTAAATCTCAGATAAGTGTTGCCGGACCTGCGGCAGGACTTACAGCTATAATCTTGACAGCTATTGCAACTCTTGGCTCTTTTGAAACATTATTATTGGCTGTAGTGCTGGCAGGACTGATGCAAGTAGCATTAGGCTTTGCGAAAGCCGGAAGTATTTCAAACTACTTTCCCTCAAATGTTATTGAAGGAATGCTTGCAGCAATTGGAGTTATTATTATACTAACTCAATTACCTCATGCAGTAGGTTATGATATAGCCAATGAAGGAGACTTCTTCTATATAGATAAAGAATCAAAACATACTTTATTTACCAATATTATTGATTCAGTAAACTTTTCGCATCCTGGTGCTATAATTGTAACCATTGTTTCGTTGGTTATACTTATAAGTTTCAATAAATTATCTTTTCTTAAGAAAATAAAATTTTTACCGGGAGCACTGGTTGCAGTAATTGCCGGTACAATCATCAATGAAGTTTTTAAAGCTACAGGTTCCGGTTTAATTATCAGTCAGGAACATTTGGTAAATCTTCCTATACCAGAGTCAATGAGTGATTTTATAGGGCAATTTGCCACTCCGGACATATCTCAGATTATGAACATTGATGTTTGGATCGTGGCTGCAACTATTGCAACAGTAGCGAGTATTGAAACGCTTTTATGTATTGAAGCTGCGGATAAGTTAGATCCTCTTAAAAGATTTACCAATACAAATACAGAGCTAAAAGCTCAGGGCTTCGGAAATATTCTTAGTGGTTTAATCGGAGGACTTCCAATGACTTCAGTAATCGTAAGAACATCAGCAAATGTCAATTCCGGTGGAAGAACCAAACTTGCGACTATAGCACATGGTACATTTTTAATGACAGCGGTACTGACAATACCTTTCATCTTAAATAAAATTCCTTTGGCATGTCTTGCAGGTGTTTTAATTATGATAGGTTATAAACTAGCCAACCCTTCTGTTTTCAAACATATGTGGGATAATGGTAAATTCCAGTTTATTCCATTTGTGGTTACCGTAATAGCTGTCGTAGCTACCGACCTTTTGAAGGGAGTAGGCATCGGACTTGCTGTAAGCATTTTCTTTATACTAAAGGGAAACATAAAACTTGCTTATTTTTTCAAAAAAGAAGAACATCAGGAAGGAGAAGTGATACACATTGAGCTTGCTCAGGAAGTTTCATTTCTTAATAAAGCTGCTATCAAACAGACATTGGTTCATATCCCCGCTAACAGTTCTGTAATCATAGATGCATCACATACAGTATACATAGATCATGATGTATTACAACTAATAAAAGATTTTCTGGAATTTGGTTCCAAAGATAAAAAAATCAACGTTCAATTAGTTGGATTCAGAAAGGAGTATAAAATAAATAACTCAACAAGAGTGACCTCTATAGAGGCATCCACTGAGGAAGCTGTTAATTCCTAAATTCTAACAGGAAATAATCTTTTAAAATTTAATCTATTGTCTAATATTAATGTGAAGTATATGAAAACATGCACCAAAGAAATTCAAGCTACTATAACGCCGCTTAAAGCAATTGAAATTTTAAAAGCGGGAAATATTAGATTTATAAATAATTTAAAAGCAAATCGTAACCTACTACAACAAGCAAATGATACGCGAAATGGTCAATGGCCGTTTGCGACAATTTTGAGTTGTATTGATAGCCGCACCTCTTCTGAATTAATTTTCGATCAAGGTCTCGGCGATATATTTTCAATAAGAATTGCAGGCAATATCATTAACACAGATATCCTTGGAAGCATGGAGTTTGCGTGTAAAGTTGCAGGATCAAAATTACTGGTTGTGTTGGGCCATACAAAATGCGGAGCAATAAAAGGAGCTTGCGATCATGTTGAAATGGGAAATTTATCAGAACTCCTGGCAAAGCTTCAACCTGCAGTTTATGAAGAAAAGAAGTTTACAGACGTTAAACTTAGAAATTCTTCAAATGCCGAATTTGTAGAAAATGTTGCTTCTATCAATGTTTACAGAGCAGTTAATTCGATTATATCCAGAAGTTATATATTAGAACAAATGGTTGAAAAAGGAGAAATTGCAATTATAGGCGCTATGCACAACCTTGAAACAGGTCTGGTTGAATTTTACGAAGATTCCCTGATATCAAAGGCCAGTATCACCAATGAGATTCAGGAAGTAGTTTCAAAAAGTGCTTAGTAAGTATAAGTAGCATTATTAGAATCCATAGATATATTCAGCTATAAGATAGCATCGTCACCAGGAAACATTGATTGAATCTAGTTATTATTGGAATCAATCCTTAAACTTGTTTGGTTAATTGTAGTGTCGGATCGGAAGGTCCGGCGCTTACTAACCGTTTTTTTATATTCTTCCAGCAATGATATCAACAGATATAACAAAGATTCAACAAGCTATACTAAACAGGATATCCTCAAAGAAGTAGCTTCAAGCAAATCCCATCTTTTTTCCATGCTCATATTCATTATACAGGGGATGGCTCTTCATTTTATTAATCATTTTGATTAAAAACTTAAGCATTATATCCTTTTTATCATTTTCATCTTTATATCGACCCTGAATAAGGTCTGTAGTCACATCAAAGATTAATGCATTTAATGAAGCTATTTCTGCTGGAGTAATTCCTAATGTAGCTCCTACTGATGTTAAATGGAGAGAATAATTTCTTAACCATTGAATCAATAGTTTGTCTTCT from Sporocytophaga myxococcoides includes:
- a CDS encoding carbonic anhydrase family protein, coding for MNVKYMKTCTKEIQATITPLKAIEILKAGNIRFINNLKANRNLLQQANDTRNGQWPFATILSCIDSRTSSELIFDQGLGDIFSIRIAGNIINTDILGSMEFACKVAGSKLLVVLGHTKCGAIKGACDHVEMGNLSELLAKLQPAVYEEKKFTDVKLRNSSNAEFVENVASINVYRAVNSIISRSYILEQMVEKGEIAIIGAMHNLETGLVEFYEDSLISKASITNEIQEVVSKSA